In Neofelis nebulosa isolate mNeoNeb1 chromosome 10, mNeoNeb1.pri, whole genome shotgun sequence, one DNA window encodes the following:
- the FJX1 gene encoding four-jointed box protein 1: MGRRMRDAAAAAAGLWLLALGSLLALWGGLLPPRTQPPEDRLPRRPARSGGPGPAPRFPLPPPLARDARGGSLKTFRALLTLAAGADGPPRRPPGERERHVPARRLGPEGRAVVHGGVFWSRGLEEQVPRGFSESQAAAWLEAARGARVVALERGGCGRSSNRLARFSDGTRACVRYGINPEQIQGEALSYYLARLLGLQRHVPPLALARVEARGAQWAQVQEELRAAHWTEGSVVSLTRWLPNLTDVVVPAPWRSEDGQLRPLRAAGGELANRSQAELVDLVQWTDLILFDYLTANFDRLVSNLFSLQWDPRVMQRATSNLHRGPGGALVFLDNEAGLVHGYRVAGMWDKYNEPLLQSVCVFRERTARRVLELHRGQDAAARLLRLYQRHEPRFPELAALADPHAQLLQRRLDFLAKHILHCKAKYGRRPGT; encoded by the coding sequence ATGGGCAGGAGGATGCgggacgccgccgccgccgccgcggggcTCTGGCTGCTGGCGCTGGGCTCGCTGCTGGCGCTGTGGGGCGGGCTCCTGCCGCCGCGCACCCAGCCGCCCGAAGACCGACTCCCGCGGCGCCCGGCCCGGAGCGGCGGCCCGGGGCCCGCGCCTcgcttccccctgcccccgcccctggcGCGGGACGCCCGCGGCGGCTCCCTGAAAACTTTCCGGGCGCTGCTCACCTTGGCGGCCGGCGCGGACGGCCCGCCCCGGCGGCCCCCGGGCGAGCGTGAGCGACACGTGCCAGCCCGGCGGCTCGGGCCGGAGGGGCGCGCCGTGGTGCACGGGGGCGTCTTCTGGAGCCGCGGCCTGGAGGAGCAGGTGCCCCGCGGCTTCTCGGAGTCGCAGGCGGCGGCGTGGCTGGAGGCGGCGCGCGGCGCCCGGGTGGTGGCCCTGGAGCGCGGCGGCTGCGGGCGCAGCTCCAACCGGCTGGCCCGCTTTTCCGACGGCACCCGCGCCTGCGTGCGCTACGGCATCAACCCCGAGCAGATACAGGGCGAGGCCCTGTCCTACTACCTGGCGCGCCTGCTGGGCCTCCAGCGCCACGTGCCGCCGCTGGCACTGGCCCGGGTGGAGGCTCGCGGCGCGCAGTGGGCGCAGGTGCAGGAGGAGCTTCGTGCCGCACACTGGACGGAGGGCAGCGTGGTGAGCCTGACGCGCTGGCTGCCCAACCTCACGGACGTGGTGGTGCCCGCGCCCTGGCGCTCGGAGGACGGCCAGCTGCGGCCCCTGCGTGCCGCCGGGGGCGAGCTGGCCAACCGCAGCCAGGCAGAGCTGGTGGACCTGGTGCAGTGGACCGACTTGATCCTTTTTGACTATCTGACGGCCAACTTCGACCGGCTCGTCAGCAACCTCTTCAGCCTGCAGTGGGACCCGCGCGTCATGCAGCGCGCCACCAGCAACCTGCACCGCGGCCCCGGCGGGGCGCTGGTCTTTCTGGACAACGAGGCGGGCTTGGTGCACGGCTACCGGGTGGCGGGCATGTGGGACAAATATAACGAGCCGCTGCTGCAGTCGGTGTGCGTGTTCCGCGAGCGGACTGCGCGGCGCGTCCTGGAGCTGCACCGCGGCCAGGACGCGGCCGCCCGGCTGCTGCGCCTCTACCAGCGCCACGAGCCTCGCTTCCCCGAGCTGGCCGCGCTCGCCGACCCCCACGCTCAGCTGCTGCAGCGCCGCCTCGACTTCCTCGCCAAGCACATTTTGCACTGTAAGGCCAAGTACGGCCGCCGACCGGGGACTTAG